The following are from one region of the Gloeomargarita lithophora Alchichica-D10 genome:
- a CDS encoding cytochrome c oxidase subunit 3, with the protein MTTAPNPSELAIQEETQADDHEHHDFRMFGLLTFLGSESLMFGALFAVFLIFRGEFPQWPPEETEVELILPAINTVILVSSSFVIHYGDAAIKKGNVAGLQKWYWVTALMGAIFLGGQVYEYATLGYGLTTNVFANCFYVMTGFHGLHVFIGILLILGVLWRSRLPGHYTAEKHIGVEMAEIYWHFVDIIWIVLFVLIYILALLN; encoded by the coding sequence ATGACCACTGCACCCAACCCCTCCGAATTGGCGATTCAGGAGGAAACCCAGGCCGATGACCACGAGCATCACGATTTTCGGATGTTTGGATTGTTGACCTTTTTGGGATCGGAATCGTTGATGTTTGGGGCATTATTTGCCGTGTTTCTCATCTTTCGGGGGGAGTTTCCCCAGTGGCCGCCGGAGGAGACTGAGGTGGAGTTAATTCTGCCTGCCATTAACACGGTGATTTTGGTTTCCAGTAGCTTTGTCATCCATTACGGGGATGCGGCCATCAAAAAGGGGAATGTGGCCGGTTTGCAAAAGTGGTACTGGGTGACGGCGTTGATGGGTGCCATTTTCCTGGGAGGGCAGGTGTATGAATATGCCACCCTGGGTTATGGTTTGACCACCAATGTATTTGCCAATTGTTTTTACGTTATGACTGGATTTCACGGTCTGCATGTATTTATTGGCATTTTGCTGATTTTGGGGGTGTTGTGGCGTTCCCGTTTGCCCGGTCATTACACGGCAGAAAAGCATATTGGCGTGGAAATGGCGGAGATTTACTGGCACTTTGTGGATATTATCTGGATTGTGCTGTTCGTGTTGATTTATATCCTGGCTTTGCTGAATTAA
- a CDS encoding DUF29 domain-containing protein, whose translation MTQSLYDQDFYAWTQEQANYLRAGKFELLDRENLGEEIESLGKQQRQELRHRLGILLGHLLKWHYQPSARSKNWKYTIREQRREIERHLRDNPSLKPYLSEAIALGYEDGLDLIGQETPLDPETLPQACLFAEEQIFTQALNW comes from the coding sequence ATGACCCAATCTCTTTACGATCAGGATTTCTATGCCTGGACTCAGGAGCAGGCTAATTACTTGCGGGCGGGGAAATTTGAGCTACTTGACCGGGAAAACCTGGGGGAGGAGATCGAATCCTTGGGCAAACAACAGCGGCAGGAATTGCGTCACCGGCTGGGCATTTTGCTGGGGCATTTGCTGAAGTGGCATTACCAGCCGTCCGCCCGTTCCAAAAATTGGAAATACACCATCCGGGAGCAACGCCGGGAAATTGAGCGTCACTTGCGGGATAATCCCAGCCTCAAGCCGTACCTCAGCGAGGCCATTGCCCTGGGTTATGAGGATGGCTTGGATTTAATCGGCCAAGAAACACCCCTTGACCCCGAAACCTTACCCCAAGCCTGTCTCTTTGCCGAGGAGCAGATATTCACGCAAGCCCTGAATTGGTAG